In a genomic window of Salvelinus fontinalis isolate EN_2023a chromosome 7, ASM2944872v1, whole genome shotgun sequence:
- the LOC129860179 gene encoding zinc finger protein 271-like, with protein MASVKLEDCSETLELNVNIKDEEEEEKIGKSVNHGDHVETFSTSREQQQEDHRAKRSHPCPHCEEIFPFLSKLKIHLKIHTEENRYSYTDSGKSFTTSKDLTVHQRVHTREKTYSCSECVKCFTTSTWLKVHQRTHTGEKPYSCSDCIKCFTTSAKLKVHQRTHTGEKPYFCSNCGKSFSLMCNLKRHERIHTEKLYSCSDCAASFSLLCKLKRHERIHKGEKPYSCTDCGKSFSRLGHLKTHEQKHTGEKPYSCSDCGKSFSLLGQLKIHQHIHTGEKPYSCSDCGKSFSRLGHLKTHEQKHTGEKPYSCSDCVKCFTTATELKLHQRTHTGERPYSCSDCVKCFPTSTRLKVHQRTHTGEKPYICSDCAASFSLLCNLKRHESIHTGEKPYSCSDCSASFSLLCNLKRHEHIHTGEKPYHCTDCEKRFYRLSHLKRHQCIHKGKKPHQISQTS; from the coding sequence gagaccatgttgagacattctctacatccagagagcaacagcaggaagatcacagagctaagaggTCTCACCCCTGCCCACATTGTGAGGAGATTTTCCCATTTTTATCAAAGCTAAAAATACACCTAAAAATACACACAGAAGAGAATCGGTATTCCTATACTGACAGTGGGAAGAGTTTCACAACATCCAAGGATCTGACAGTTCATCAGAGAGTGCACACAAGAGAGAAGACTTACTCCTGCTCTGAgtgtgtaaaatgcttcacaacatcaacttggctaaaagttcatcagagaacacacacaggagagaagccttactcctgctctgattgtataaaatgcttcacaacatcagctaaactaaaagttcatcagagaacacacacaggagagaagccttacttctgctctaactgtggaaagagtttctctctaATGTGCAACTTAAAacgacatgaacgtatacacacagagaagctttactcctgctctgactgtgcggCGAGTTTCTCGCTACTGTGCAAATTAAAacgacatgaacgtatacacaaaggagagaagccttactcctgcactgactgtggaaagagtttctcgcgactgggccacttaaaaacacatgaacaaaaacatacaggagagaagccttactcctgctctgactgtggaaagagtttctctctacTGGGCCAGTTAAAAATTCACCAACATATACatactggagagaagccttactcctgctctgactgtggaaagagtttctctcgactgggccacttaaaaacacatgaacaaaaacatacaggagagaagccttactcctgctctgactgtgtaaaatgcttcacaacagCAACTGAGCTAAAACTTcatcaaagaacacacacaggagagaggccgtactcctgctctgactgtgtaaaatgcttccCAACATCAACtaggctaaaagttcatcagagaacacacacaggagagaagccttacatcTGCTCTGACTGTGCGGCGAGTTTCTCTCTACTGTGCAACTTAAAACGACATGAaagtatacacacaggagagaagccttactcctgctctgactgttcGGCGAGTTTCTCTCTACTGTGCAACTTAAAACGACATGAACatatccacacaggagagaagccttatcacTGCACTGACTGTGAGAAGAGATTCTACAGATTGAGCCATTTAAAAAGACACCAATGTATACATAAAGGAAAGAAGCCTCATCAGATCTCTCAGACCAGCTAA